The Solea senegalensis isolate Sse05_10M linkage group LG11, IFAPA_SoseM_1, whole genome shotgun sequence genomic interval CTCCGACTGAGAGTTGCTGGCTCCTTCGCCGTCTGAACCCGACTTCACTCGCTTCTCTTTCTCTGAGGAGGCAGGAAGACAAAATGAAGAAGGGAAGAACAGTGAGTGACGACAAGCAGGAGAGAGTGCGATTCAGAAGTGAACGCCCTCACAGTGCAGCGATGAAATAAACCGTTTGGTTGTCTGAACTAACCGAGCAAATCGTGTGTGTAAACAAATTAGCGGCAGTAAGTGGCAAACGAGGTTAGGGCCATTACTCAGCTGAAACTGAGCGGGCCCTGTTTGTGCTTCACAGTTCATACTTTACACAGCAGTGAGTGCATCTCCGCTCGCTCTGTGCAGTGGAGTCGTTTCATGGCTCGTATGTTTGTCAAGTTCAGAGTTTCCCTCGCGCTCAACGTGAATCTACACTTGAGAGTCATTCTTCTATGTCGCTTATTCCTCTCTACTACTCTACAGAAGGAGTAAGATGTTATAATAACTTCTGTCGGTCaactagggctgcaaataactgttattttcataattactTATGATAATTTGATGCTcacaaatgtctcgttttggccacaaaccaaaaataatccacTTTTACTGGATTATATccagataatattcacatttaagcagctgaaaaatcagCAAGAtcatttaaattacaaaaaagaaaacacacattaaagcagattcatcaattatcaatttagtcatcgattaataagTGACTCATTATTGTTGCCCTACTGTGGCTTTTCAAGTcttcaaatcaatcaaatattCACAGTACTGGtgtttaaaaagtaaacaaggTGCATACATAACATAATATTCGCCTAATAATCCCCTCGTGGGCTGAGATGTTGAGCTCAATGACTGCAAAtcaaaatgtctatttttgtcAATATGACAGATTATACACAATATGACAGCGAGGACgtgatttgatttaataaaaatggTAGATGTACTAGAGGtgaaacacaaaaaccaaaaacagcaacaaaagaaaaacaccccaTTCCCCTGAGTCCAGGTCGCTTAGTGATGCCAGTGTTTATTCCCACAGGAAAGTTCGGTCCTGGAGTCTTAGCTCGCGCTAAACATGGAGCAAAACTTCAAGACGTGCAAGTTCAAAGCCCGCTGTAGTGTGTTGGCGGTGAATTCACTGTGAACAAAGATTTATGGAGGGAGCTGTTAAGTATGGAGGAATGTGGGTCAGGCATGCTTGGTGGGTGGTGCACAGACAGATGCAGCGAGTGCATACAACATCTTCCTGTCCTGATCCTCCAGGGTCTTGTAACGAATGAAACAGActcaaaacacatttcttgccaCGGAAGAACAGCCACTACTTCCTTTTGGAAAACAAATCCTCATATAAATCACCGCGAGTACATCGACGACACCGCACTGAACCCAAAGAAAGCAGAAGACTGGTGAGTGTTGGTGTCAGAGAGAAACGAGTGGAGGTGTGAGACAGGAGCCTGTGGCCACCTCCAAATGGACTGTGTGTACATACAGGTTAAAAGCAGCGGTAGAATCCACAGGCGAAAGAATCGATGACACgctgacactgacacaacatcatgtacacattcattttcttttctctctttagaGCCCGTCCTCCATCCTACTCTGCCCCCGCCTTTCATCCCCCTCCTGCCCTCTCGCTCCCTATACCCTCCCATCCCCCgccctctgctctcctcctgcAAGTGCTGGAATAAGGGGGAGGATgagaggttgtgtgtgtgtgttggggctGCCAGGTGCAAAACAAGACAAGCAGCGACAATGGATAATCAAAAAATTCAAAGAGCATCTACAaggcaacgtgtgtgtgtgtgtgtaaagctggTGGGAGACATGATTACGTGGCAAGAACTGCTCATTTACACCGAAGTCATACATGCAGTAAATTACACGCGTGTTCTGTTGAGCCGTGTGTGAGACGCCATCAGTGAGGAGACAGGAAGGCACCAGCACACTATTAGGGGTAACAGGTCCATATTCACGTCGGAcattacaaagaaaaatatgacaagaaaatgcaggaacattaaaaacacagagagagaaaatccctgctgtcacacacacacacacacacacacgtaagaCTCCAGTCACTCCACCTCTGTCCCGACATAACCTCATTTCCTTGACATCGTCTCTCCAAGTCGATAATGAGATTTTAAACCATGACGGAGTTCTGTGTAATAAAGAGGCAGCGCTCGACTAACACAGGTTTCTATAAGACACACGAGACACATgcgaggcgtgtgtgtgtgtgtgtgtgtgtgtgtgtgtgttgtatttatgacccgttctgtcataaacactgatgttGTCAGAGAACAGGaatcctcatagagaccaaaaacctggtcataatgaggcagaagctcatgtCTGAGGAGCTGggagggagggtgtgtgtgtgtgtgtgtgtgtgtgtgtaggacaaCAGGGACGAACGTGTTCCCATGACCCTCGGAACAGGTGTCAAGGTCAAAACCAGGAAGTCAGAAGATAATTCccgttttacacattttctgagAAACGTCACGTTCAGGAAGAGGTAGAGAATAACAACagtgggggaggagagggatgggagggaatgttttcattcatccGTCACACTGTGGTCGTCAGGGGCGACCATGCCTACCTTCCTTGGCGGCTTGCCAGAACTCAAACGCCACTCTGAAAGCCTGAGCCACTGTGAGGGTTACCGCCTGAGCCTGGTGAAGGGAAACGGGGAGAGAAACGGCGTCAGACGCAGAATAAAAGGACAGTGAATCACACTCGTCGCCAGGAAGTCAGAGACCTATGACCCgtaacacaaacaggaagtgaccatTAACACTAGAAGGAGCTCCTTCGGACATtttgaagaagaggaagagagaccCACGGGCTCCACGAAGAGTTGTTTATGTAACTGGGAGGATACGTGGCCTTTTGACCAGAACTAAATTAGTGAGgggaaggaagaggagggagtggTTCACTCGTTCTTCAAACCTCCAGGGATGGAGGGAATGTGATGAGGAGAGGGATGACGGCCTCCACACCCTTCATGTTCTCaccactgctctctctctaaAACACTTGCAAGCAGCAGTGCAGTTGTTCTGAGTTCTTGTGAAGCATAACACACTGAAGCTGGAGGCCACACCTGCATCACAAATCTGCAGCCTACATGTGtagcgtatatatatatatatgtgtgtgtgtgtgtgtgtgtggttgtgttaaCTATAAAACTATAAGCTGTGgccaaataactcaaaataaagACCAGAAACAATGGGGAGACGGCACTACATCTACGTCTGGTACTTATTActaaacatgttgtttttcgCCAAATTGTACAaaaagcaagggaaaaaaaagccagtaATTGTTTTATGGGGGTCCTGTATGGGATCATTTATTGGCTGGAAGCAGGCTAGTTGCCTGGCAACCTCACAGTGATGACTAGAGACTGCAGAAAGTCAAGAAAGTCTGACACCAGCGTTCAGGGCTGGGCGGCAGAGTGAAAGGCTCGTCAGTAAAACCTGAAGAAGCCTCATCATTGTCTTTATGATGGACTTATAATAGCATTTAAATATGTGCTATTACATGTCAATAATTATATTGTTCTTGCTTTGTATCGATACAAAAGAATAATAACTGTCAGATACTGACTCCGGTGCTTATGCTCAGCTAACCAGCCACTTTGATTTCAAAGCAGATAAGAGAGTGTTTACAATCTTTGCGTCTGGCAAAaatggaattattattattattattgttccatAAAAGATCCAGGTACTGTAGTTTCAAGCCCTTGTGCTGTGTGTACTCTTACAGAGAGCAGGGAGTGTGTTTCCCTGATAAACAGCAAACTCAAGGACACAGTCAAGTGTCTGACGCTGCTTTTACTCaccatttttctctttgtgcaCAAGAAGGCATGACACTCGAGAGTCTCGTTGTGTTGGCTCTGGACGATGTAGGCAAACACTTTGTCGTGCATCTTGTCTGCCGTGCAGTATGATATtctgaaagagaaaacacacacacacacacacactttaataaaacaGTCCTCACAGATGAAGCGGGACAAACGTGCAACATCATCGGCACTAAGCCTTTAAGCTCCATTTAAACTGTATTTGTCTAACATCTATGACAGGGGAGTTCTCTCACAGCCAGCTGCTCTCGTGCTCATGCTGCTCACACAcgtgataacacacacacacacacaccacagctcaGTGCAGGTGCACAACTCAACAACGTGAGTTACATGGAAAGAGTCGCACAGCTCCCGTCTTGTGTTGATGTTGAAGGTCACCTGCCGATGTGAGATTACGCCGCGCTGCGTGTTTGTGAGGTACGAGTCTCAGGTGCAGAGATGGGGTTTTCAATTAAGCTGTAATGCTTCTCAAATGGCTTTTCCGCTACTATTTGATCAGCGTGTCATCATTACCATGATATCAAAGTAATGGGCTCACTAGACAGTCGGAGAGCGAGAGATAAAATGATGGAGGAcggctataaaaaaaaagctcccaTCTGTCCTTCTTCTCTTGAGAGCATGTGCTCCTACTTCACTGTCGTTAATTAATAAGTCGTgaaaattagagctgcaacaaacgattattttcataatcgatcaatcggtcgatttttttctccataaaatatcaacaaaacctttaaaaatgctgatctggaaaagatgatgttctcaaatgtcttgttttccacaaactaaaacgaatcacttttaatgatttctttgttatccagagcaaagaaatgaagaaaatactcacatttcagaagctttaacaatcggaaatcttgttttaatcgtttaatagttgtcgattaataatgattcattgtttcagctctagtgaaataataaatatagttTTTAGAATAAAGTTTGGgacagacaaataaaagtgGGAGTTTTGAGATTGAGTTTCCCACCTGTTGCCTATGCAGCAAAACTAAGATTTAGAGGAGTCCAGACAAATCCATTTCTTTTATTGGTCATCCGTCTTCCCATCAGACGTCTTCAGAGGAGCGTGACGTACAACCAAGCTGCTTCTGAGGTAACCGTCTTTAATTCCCCGTctgttaaatgcactttttattccCCACATGGTGGAGTCAGTTATCATAAAAGAAGAGGCTGCGTTTTTGAGAGCACGACAGCGAGGCGAAGGAGGCCGGCGCGTGTGTCGGcgtttctgaaaacaaaaaaggaagtgaACGGGAAGTAGTTTGGACTGCTGCTTTGACCCACGGGGTCAACGGTTCAGGCAGCAGCGAGCGCAGTTAAAGGATTTCAGCGAAAACACGATCCGTGTTTCATCAGTGATACAAATCTATCAAACAGCCACTAAGAGATTGTGGAGTGACTCAATCCATCAGCTGGAAATTAACACATATTAAACAACATAGTTCATCATTTTGAGGACGTTTCCAGACCGTCATCACAACTTTAAACGGTTTACAGATTAGATTACAGTTAAGGTAAGAGGATAGAGAGTGTCAGGGTGATTCACGACGGACGCTGAGccgcagactgtgtgtgtgtgtgtgtgagtcgtgTAAAGAGCCTGAGGAGGACTGACCTGTATATGGAGATGTTTTCTATCAGCTGTTTGGAGGCACTGTCGTATAGGATGATTCCTCGCGGAGAGACCGTTAACGTGACTTTCTGGAGTTTCTTTCCACTCGCTTTGGCCTTGAAGatagagtgagagagggaaacaCATTACATCATGTTGAAACTATTCTAATCTTCAAGTTCTCATTCTTCAACGTGTTTTAAATCTTAAACACAGCAACAGTGACCCTGAGACTCTTCACTAGAACCCTGCAAATCAAAGTGCTGTCACAATATCTGTCAGGAAATGTGCAATTACCTACTTTTTTTCTACTTAGACAAAACATCAGGCCCACCAGTTCTAAAAACAACCTCCCACTGAGCAGCACAACACTGTTTTTAGAAGGACAGACCACAGATTAGGCTCAATCAGAGTCTGGGCCTCCATCGAGTCTCCCATTCCGCCGCTGCTTACACCTCATTATCCATCACGGAGCTGCCACGTCCAATAACATTAAGCCTTCTCTGCCATGACAAAGCTGGCTGAGCCACACAGGGAGCAAACTAACTGCATCCTCCTCTACAGGTCATTAAAGCAATCGAGTCGATTATGGGGAGAAATGgaacttgtttttgtgatttatctTCTGAGACTTTCCGAGCATGGTTGTGATGAGATGATTTGGGggacccgtgtgtgtgtgtgtgtgtgtgtgtgtggtatctCGCACCGTGGTCACGATCCTCTTGACGGCCGCCGCTGACATCTCCTCTCCCTTGGGCTGCTCCACCATGGTGACTCCCAGATACTTGAGCTGGAACACCATGCCCTCCTGCAGCGTCTCCCTCGTGTCCGTCCAGTTCTCTGGAAGCTCTGCGAGAGGAGAGACATGCACGGGTGACACCTCTgctcacaaatatcacacacacacactgtcacatgtGTCAGTAGCAAACAACAACTTCTCTGTTTTAGAACTTGCTTTGTTCCGACAGCTGTGTCTAATGAGCACATGCTTTTTTGCTAAATCTCCTTGCAGTCAAGTGCTTTTATAGAACATAATAACTGCATAAATCTACTGCCAGTTAAGATCTAAATCTAGAAGTCCTGCCTAATGTGACATGCATGATTAAACCAGTGTAAAGTCACAGAAAAGTATTTCCTGAAAGCTAAATAAATGCGCGGTCATCTCTCAAACGTCTCAAAGACTCTTCTAAGCCATGAAAATAAATTTCAACCCATAAGAAAGACATTAAGAAACATAAAGCATCAttattttatatgaaaatatgatataataataaaaaaagacaattatgACTGATGCTGATACGGTCTTGTAGGAGATGAGCAAGGCAATGTGTTCATTTCTGTATTATACTTAGTTAAGGGTTAGTTTCATATtactttttatagttttatagtGTAATTTTTAAAGTTACTTTTCTATGGATTTATTCAGTACATTCAGCTGCTGTAGTTGTCAAAGTTTTCCCATGTCAATCCCATAAGTATGTCAGTCTGCACTCACTGTACTCCTCTCTAACACATCAACGCCATACAAATCAATATTTATGGAAACGTGGAAAAATGATAACACTACTCACACTTGATTCATTCCAGAATTCACTTACAATCCTGTCAAATCTCTGGCAACCTCTGAGGCAATGACACatactttctgtttttgttttcttcaagtTATGTCcgtgtgaagagagagagagagagagttaggactgaggacacagagacggAACAACGACCTGACCTTCTTTCCACACGACACCAAATCAATGAACCCGAAGttccaaatgtgctgacactcTGAACCAGATCTCGATGTTCAGCAGCTTTCAAAGTGACCACACTTTAGCTCATAAAAAGGAACCTGTTGCTAGAACCATGGAAACAATATCTCACAAACAACTTCTTCAGTATTCAGCCATTTGCTGCTGCAATAAAAAATGCTAACATCTCCTTGTTGTTAGTAAGAGGTTTATGGACTTGCCATGATGTGGTGTGATAGTGTGAGTGCAGGCCATCTGTGTCCTCTAAGAGGTCCAGCAGAAAACACAACCCACAATAACTCCCTCTCCCTTCTCGACATAGTCATCTCGTCACCTGGCATCTTCAGTTTGATCTCAACAGAATCCACCGTCACCATGATTTTCAGAGCTGCATCTAACCATTCacgaaatcacagaaactagaaaatattcacatttaagaagctgaaaaatcaaagaaactaaaaaatattcacatttaagaagctgaaaaatcacagaaactagaaaatattcacatttaagaagctgaaaaatcaacaaaactagaaaatattcacatttaagaagctgtaaaatcacagaaactagaaattattcacatttaagaagctgaaaaatcaacaactagaaaatattcacatttaagaagctgaaaaatcaaagaaactagaaaatattcacatttaagaagctgaaaaatcaaagaaactagaaaatattcacatttatttcagaaatcttgttttaatcatgaaaaaaagcttcaaacagattaattgattatcaaaatagatgacGATCTATTCAGTAATCGATTAGTTGAGTAATTATTTTTGTCCAGCAGCTATTTAGAGTTTCAAATCTTAAACTTTATTTAGCAATTTgctagttttttttctgtgatatATTTTAGTTTGGGACCTTTagtcagacaaaacaagacatttaaagagCTTAAGAAAtcaatcaaagaaaaaaagaagagttgaTTAACTGACAGAATGATTTGGTGATTCACTGAAATGACACCGCTCACACAAACCTCAGATTCTCTGCATCTATTATAGATCGTGAGCTTCAATTTTTTCTTCGGCACCAAATGGTTTTTGGACAGATTTGAATTAACAAGCTCCATCACGGCACGATGAAAGGACAATTGCATTTGAGTGATGATGACATTAGCATATAAGAGGCATACATTGCATGATAAATAATTTTCTTTAAAGCAGCTAAAAGAAGTCAAAAGCAGAATTagtgacttttaacatgcagtctTGTAACAGACAACTTCATAACACCAGTCATCTGCCCTGTAAGTGAAATAAACAGCATCACTGGGTCTGAGAAACCATATCACTGAAGGAAACTAAAGCCTTTGAAGAAAGCAGCCGAGGTTAACCCACtgcatttctctccctcttcagTCAAACCAGCCCAGCTGGGAGTGGTTATGTGGTTATGGAGAATGGTTTTTAATGGTCTAAATTCAGCGCTACCCAAACCCGTACTTAAGTAATGGGCGAGTCTTAAGAGCGAAGACCCACTCCGAGGTCAAGGTCTCGCACTTCTTTGTATCGTGAGCAGATCGGGCCGCCGCCTCCACCTCCCTCTGCGGCTGCATTAGTGCCTGGATTAATGGCTCCCTGACTGTAACATAATCTGCAGAGAGGAATCACACACCGCTGCCGTTCTCCACCTAAATCAAGTTAGCGAGTGCTCCAGGTGGACGATGCACGCGCGTTACGAGGTGGAGCCACTTGGCGCGGTTACACCGTTACAATGGGGACAATGACCTTTAGTGCTGCTGCTCTTATTTGTATAAGCAGCAGTGAACCTTGAGAAGTGTTCAGTGTTTGCATTGCTGGCTGCAGGACTGTGCTGCTGAATTTCAACAGTCAGTGTtcaggacgatgatgatgatgaacagcTGATCGTTTTCAGATCAAAATCACAAATTTGTCTAATTTCAAACTACGCAATTTGCAAATCCCAAAGTTTGTACGGCAGTTTAAAAATCGTAATACATTCAGTGCATGGTGTATTTTTCAAACCTTTtctgttatattttttttatatgtcattttatttcagattcTCATTCTTCATTCATGCATTCGATGTGATTATACAGAAGTAGAAAGGGCTGAACATCTACTTGTGTTTTCTCTAATGCAAGCATGTGAACTACATGATTTTTGATAACATATTACAATCGTTTTCAAAATTTGAAAACGATTAATGGTTGACTTCTCGTTGTATATATTTTGATGGTAACGCCCAATCAGTTTTTAAATCTATGACACTGTTTGGAACTGAAGCTGTGCATATCGcaaattaaatcacaatatctgtGATAAATATTTTCCCGAAATTGTTCAAAATACTCCACACTCGTTAATTAAGTGCAAGTAagaccatatacagtatactataACAATGATaagattatatttaaaagcaccTTTCatgacactcaaggtcacctgacagaaacaataaatattaattcaatattaaaaaacaatgtaaaagaACACTATGCAGATGATGATAAATCTTACATCTATCCTGCTCAAATGCGATAAATAGATCCCTTCAGAATATTATTgttctaataataaaaaactacaGTGGAGCAGCTCGACAGATCAAAGAAACAACCCTGACACGACGGCTGTTTAAATGAACAACTCGTGAACCCGAGCTATTTTTAGGCCAGTTGGTGCATAAACCCAGAGCGCTGCTTTGTATGAAATAATAATCCATTTTCATCTTGGCTGCATTTGCATTAACACAACCCGACCGAGCACCAGTCGCCTCCACAGCAGCTAAACTGACTCAACTTCAAAGGCTTCTGGGCTCCGCTGCAGCGCCGGCCGGTCAGCGACTGTAAATACAGCGAGAGAGCCATGGAGAGCTGATGCTTGCTGGGTGACAGgggtctgttgttgttgttgttgttttatccaTTTAATTCTGTTCCGGTTCCTGATTTCTCTGAACTCCACAACCCATTACAGAAAATCAGCCGAATTGAAAATGACCTGCTCCAACATTGAAGGACCATGGTCAGCTGCAGAGAAGAAGACCAGCCACACAccgtcgtcgtcatcatcatcatcatcatcatcccaaGGAGAACAGGTTTAGatacatctgtttttattttattggtgaTACCAATGTATCTGTGGGATTATCTCTTTAATTTACAGAGAAGAAGACTGAAACGTTCATAAAAATGTACTCTGATGAAGTCAACGCTTCTGGTAAAAGTTTGACGGGACAGTTTTGACTGTTAATAATTAGACATTTCACATGTCATTTCTTGTGAAGTCATGTAGCAGTATGTAAACTCGTGACCTTTGACAAAAACTCCCTTGGCAGCCACTGAGTGAAGCCTGTGTGAAGTCCACGCTCCCGTCTCcttgttctcctcctgtttCAGACATGTCTCAACACTACACCGCTAAGACTAAAGCCGGGAGACGATGAAACTGTGCAGCTCACCTCATCTAAACTGCAGACCTATAGAATCTCAATGGTGTACTGTTAACGGAGTGCAGATAGATTTAAAAGAACAGGAACATCAGACAATAAAATGTTCACTTTAAGTGGGTGAAATAACAGATCACGGGCTGTCGGCTTTCAGATAACTCATTCTTGCTGCTGACATTTCACACAGCATGAGGACGTCAAAGATACGATCAGCAGACATCTCAAGTTCCTGAATCTGCATTACTCCACACTTTTTAGATTCAGAACCATTTCAAAGTCATTACTCTGCACATTAATTATAACTCATTCCCCAATCATACACACTTTTCCACATCTGCTGTGCCTAATTTTCTCCAACATGCAAAGTGATATCAATATTAATAAGTTACTGCAGGCTAAACTGTGTACTATGGATGAACTGCTGCGATACTCAGTATCTGACAGTATGTATGtctgaaaaaattaaatatgaacCACGATACAATCGATAAAAGCCTTAAtatgacataatataatatctTATTCAGAGCCAAGTTGTTTATAAGAGGTAAAAACATTGCATTGGTCgtgtatcgg includes:
- the ldlrap1b gene encoding low density lipoprotein receptor adapter protein 1b isoform X2; the protein is MDALKSAGRAIIRSPSIAKQSWGSGRHKKLPENWTDTRETLQEGMVFQLKYLGVTMVEQPKGEEMSAAAVKRIVTTAKASGKKLQKVTLTVSPRGIILYDSASKQLIENISIYRISYCTADKMHDKVFAYIVQSQHNETLECHAFLCTKRKMAQAVTLTVAQAFRVAFEFWQAAKEEKEKRVKSGSDGEGASNSQSESSASLGSLKGGEVATAKLLDLTEGANVAQVHLDTKQAESDPFMELEDGLDEAFSRLAESRTNPQVLDIGVNPQDFNAEECLSPGKWDQEDTDFAAQKDSFGC
- the ldlrap1b gene encoding low density lipoprotein receptor adapter protein 1b isoform X1 translates to MDALKSAGRAIIRSPSIAKQSWGSGRHKKLPENWTDTRETLQEGMVFQLKYLGVTMVEQPKGEEMSAAAVKRIVTTAKASGKKLQKVTLTVSPRGIILYDSASKQLIENISIYRISYCTADKMHDKVFAYIVQSQHNETLECHAFLCTKRKMAQAVTLTVAQAFRVAFEFWQAAKEEKEKRVKSGSDGEGASNSQSESSASLGSLKGGEVATAKLLDLTEGANVAQVHLDTKQAESDPFMVHNHTTENNNTVWELEDGLDEAFSRLAESRTNPQVLDIGVNPQDFNAEECLSPGKWDQEDTDFAAQKDSFGC
- the ldlrap1b gene encoding low density lipoprotein receptor adapter protein 1b isoform X4; protein product: MDALKSAGRAIIRSPSIAKQSWGSGRHKKLPENWTDTRETLQEGMVFQLKYLGVTMVEQPKGEEMSAAAVKRIVTTAKASGKKLQKVTLTVSPRGIILYDSASKQLIENISIYRISYCTADKMHDKVFAYIVQSQHNETLECHAFLCTKRKMAQAVTLTVAQAFRVAFEFWQAAKEEKEKRVKSGSDGEGASNSQSESSASLGSLKGGEVATAKLLDLTEGANVAQVHLDTKQAESDPFMELEDGLDEAFSSRSLDSFESYSDSLSLALTPRSWTLG
- the ldlrap1b gene encoding low density lipoprotein receptor adapter protein 1b isoform X3, whose amino-acid sequence is MDALKSAGRAIIRSPSIAKQSWGSGRHKKLPENWTDTRETLQEGMVFQLKYLGVTMVEQPKGEEMSAAAVKRIVTTAKASGKKLQKVTLTVSPRGIILYDSASKQLIENISIYRISYCTADKMHDKVFAYIVQSQHNETLECHAFLCTKRKMAQAVTLTVAQAFRVAFEFWQAAKEEKEKRVKSGSDGEGASNSQSESSASLGSLKGGEVATAKLLDLTEGANVAQVHLDTKQAESDPFMVHNHTTENNNTVWELEDGLDEAFSSRSLDSFESYSDSLSLALTPRSWTLG